The sequence below is a genomic window from Sorangiineae bacterium MSr12523.
CCCGCGTGCTCCTCCGCGGCATCCGCGACATCGGCGCGGAGCACCTGCGCGCGGGCGCTCCATCCGTGCTCGGCGGCGTTGCGCTCGGCATGGGCGGCGGCCTCTGGGTCGATCTCCACGAAAACCACGCGGTGCACGGCGTGCAGGGCCAGCAGCGAAAGGCCCACCGCGCCGGCCCCCGCGCCTAGATCGAACGCGACCGCGCGCGTGTTCGTGCGCCCTTCCGTTGGCGCCGCCGCGAAGCGCGCCAGGTGAAAGGCATCGACATTGGCCCGGTAGCCTGCCCCGCGCGCCGGTTGGTGAACGAGCAAACCCTCGAGTTTCACGCTATCTCTTCCGCATGGTGCATCTGCAGCCGCCCAAGACGCAAGCCACTCGGCCCGAGGAGGCCATCGTGGCGCGGGCGCGCGAGATGGGCTTCGACGCGGTCGGCTTTGCGCGGGCCGATCTTCCGCTGGAGGCCGACTTCGCGCATTACCGGGCCTTCATCGACCAGGGCATGCACGGCGAGATGTCCTGGCTCGCCGAAAATGCCGAGGTGCGCGCCGTCGCGACGGGGGAAGGCATGCTCGCGGGGGCCCGCAGCGTCATCTGCCTGGCCCGCCGCTACCAGCGCCCGCGCGAGGACGAGGAACGCGATGCGCCGCTGGCCCGCACGGTGGCGCGGTATGCGCGCGGGAGCGACTACCACAATCACCTGCGGCGCAAGCTTCGCAAGCTGGCCGCCTTCGTCCGGCGGCTCGGCACGGAGGAGGCTCCCGTGTTCGCGCGGCCGCTCTGCGACGATGCCCCCATTTTGGAGCGCGCCTGGGCGGCCCGCGCGGGGCTCGGCTTCATCGGCAAAAATGGGTTGCTCATCGTTCCCGGCCAAGGCTCCATGGTGCTGCTCGGCGAGGTGCTCACCACCTTGCCGCTCACGCCCGGGGTGCCCATGGCGGAGCGCTGCGGAAGCTGCACACGGTGCCTCGAGGCCTGCCCCACGGACGCGTTCGTGCGGCCCTTCGTGCTCGATGCGCGCCGGTGCATCGCATACCTGACCATCGAGCACCACTCGGACATTGCCGAGGAGTTTCGTGCGCCCATCGGCGAGCACCTCTTCGGCTGCGACGACTGCCAGACCGTGTGCCCGTTCAATGCGTCGAACAAGCAGCGCGCCCCAGCCCAAGGGCCGTTCCGGCCGCTCGAGGCGTGGAGCTCCCTCGACTTGACGACCCTTCTCGAGCTTCGCGGCGAGGACGACGAGGCCACCCAGGCCGTCTGGGCGCGTCTCGCCGGAAGCCCCGTGCGGCGTGCGACCGCCGAAGGCCTCGCGCGCAATGCGGCGCTGGTCCTCGGCAACCGCGGGGATGCCGAGGCGCTGCCGGTATTGCGGCGTGCGGCGGCGGCACACCCCTCCGCCATGGTGCGAGAGACCGCAGGTTGGGCCGTGCGGCTCTTGGAAGGGTGTAGGGGTTAGGGTTTAGATGAGAAGAGGCAGTAGGATCATCTAACCGTCATCTCTCCCCTAAACCCTAAACCCTCTCCCCTAAACCCTCAAAACCCATCGACCGGCCATAAGGACTATGATGAAGATCACCATGTCGGCGGGTAAAACGACGGCTTTCGTTGCCTGCGCACTGGCGCTTTCGTGTGCACCCGGACCGGCACTTTTTGTGCACACTGCACGCATTGGGCAGGCGTCGCAGCCCGAGATGGGGCAGCCGGTCAGCTTCGGCAACATCACCCGGCCCGATCAGGCAGGGCATCCCAAGTCGGACTTTGCCCTGCTGAGCAACCAGGAAGATTGGGACCTCTTTTTCGCGGACCATCCGCAGCACGCCCAGTCGCGCTCCGTCGATTTCAAGCGGCACGTGGTGCTGGCGTCGTACGTCGCCGAGCCGGATGCCTCGCAGCTCGAGACGACGCAGGTCATCGACAACGGCTCCGCCTTCCACGTGTACATGCGTGAGGTCTTTCCCGGCGATGGCTGCAAGCCTCACATGGGCCAGAGGGCCTATGAGCTCATCACCTTGCCCAAGTCGAAAAAGCCGGTCCACGTGCACGTGGACTCGGTGCGCGGGGCGGCGTGCGGCGCGTCGGTCGGGGCGACCATGGCCTGCCACCTCAACTCGGACCCGAAGTGGGGCGGCGGCAACCTGGTGGCCAAAGCGGGTGATGTCGTCGAGTGCAAGGCGTCGATTCAGGCGGGCGGGCGGCTCGTCGTGGACCGCACCTGGCTGCTCACCGAGGCGCCCAAAGGCTCGGTGACCAAGCTGCAGTTCCAGGATGGCGGGGCCTCGGTGCGCTTTCCGGTGGACGTCTTCGGGCGCTACCGCGTGCGCGTCGAGGTGACCGACGAGGACAGCAAACGGGGCGTGGCGCAAACCTTGGTCGATGCGGCGGTGGGCGAGGGCACCTTCGTCGAGATGGCCTGGTCGAACTTCGAGCTGTCCAGCGACGCCTCCAAGTTCCCCAAAGTGGAGCTTCACGCCACCGACGTGCCAGGCGCACCGGCGGCGAAGCACGATTGCTCCGTGGTGACGGGCGGGGTCGATCGCCCGGCTTGGTGCGAGGTGCAGACCCACGCGGCGTCGACCTTGCTGCGCCTTCACAAAGAGCCGCCGGGCCGCTTTGCGGTGCATGTCAAATACGTGAGCGAGCGCACCGATGCGTCGCCCGTTCTCTGCGTGCGGACCTTGTCCGGCGGCGCGGTCGTCACCGAAGGCTGCGACGCGGTATCGCGAAAAGCGGGCGCCGTCTGGGACCTGGGCATGATGGACGAGGCCAGCGGCGGCTTCGATGGCCGTGCCATCCTTGGCAAGAACGGCGTGGCGAACATCGAGCTGGATCAGTCACTGCCCGCGGGCGTGCTCGCGCTGCCCGATTTGGAGCGGCGCTACGTGGCGCGTTACTACTTCGACGCGCAGCCGGCCGAGGGCTTCCGACTCGCGGTGACGGGAGGCGCGGCCGCGCCCGAGGTGTGGGCCATCGTCGCGGATGGTCCGTACGCCGAGTGGGATCGCAAGTTCGGGCCGGGGCCAGCGCCGCCGGCGATTTCGAAGGCGGCCGTGGTGGCCGCACGGGCGGGCGCCAAGGTGAAACTCATCGTCATCGAGTCGCCCCGCGTGACCACGAAGCAGGGGCTCGGCGTGGGAAGCTCGCTGGCCGACATCACGGCGAAGCTCGGACCGAAGTCGCCATTCCCGGTGGCGGCGCTGTTTGGCAAGGACGAGTGCGCTGTTAGCGACGGAAATGTGCGCTTCTCCTTTGCCACGTGCGAAGAGGCGCGCGCCGGCGGCCGCGTGACGCGTGTCGTCATGGGAACGCCGACTCCAAAATAGGGTTTTTCGAAAAGAGAGTTCTTCGGAATTTTTCGGAAATAGAGCTTACGGAAGTAGGATTTGCGCGTCAGCGGCCGTGTTAGAAGGCGCCATGCGTTTTCCCCGCCGTACATCTCTTTTCGTTACCGCCGTTGTCTCCGCTGCATGCGGTGGCGAAGCGGCGAACGTTCCCCCCGAACCACCGCCGGCAACTGCGACCGCCGCCTCCGCCCCGGGCCCTGCAGCCAGTGCTCCCAAGAAAGAGGAAGCCCCGCTGCAGCTTGCCGAGAGCGACGAGGGCATGTGGACGCTGGATCGATTTCCCACCGAGCGTGTGGCCAAGCTGCATGGCTGGGGACCCACGAAGGAGTGGCTCGATCGCATCCGTCCGCGGGCGGTGAAGATCGCCCTCGGTTGCTCCGGCAGCATCGTCTCGGGGAGCGGCCTCGTGATGACCAACCATCACTGCGTCGCGGATTGCGTCGGCCAGCTCTCCAAGAAGGGCCGCGATTACATTGCGCAGGGCTTCTACGCGAAGACCGAGGCCGAGGAGCTGAAGTGCCCCGACTACGAGATCGACCAGCTCGCGTCCGTGACGGACGTCACGTCGCGCGTCGGCGAGGCCACCAAGGGCGTCGCCGAGTCCGAGTTCGTCGCCAAGCAGCGCGCCGCGATGGCCGCGATCGAGAAGGAGTGCACGACCGGCGAGGGCGTACGCTGCGACGTCATCAGCCTGTACAACGGCGGGCAGTACCAACTGTACAAGTACCGCCGCTTCACCGATGTGCGCCTGGTGCTCGCACCCGAGCGCGGGGCGGCCTTTTTCGGCGGCGATCCGGACAACTTCAACTTCCCGCGCTACGACTACGACGTCTCGTTCGTGCGGCTCTACGACGGCAACAAGCCGGTGAAGACCGAGGAGCGATTCCGCTTCTCGGCCACGGGCCCCAAGCAGGGCGAGCCCATTTTCATCACCGGCCACCCCTACTCGACGCAGCGCCTGTACACGGTCGCGCGCCTGGAGTTCCTCCGCGACGTCGAACTGCCGGACAAGATTCGCCAGGCCTCCGAACTTCGCGCCATGCTCATCGAGTTCGGCAAACGGAACGCCGAGTCGAAGCGCATTGCCGACATCTTGCTCTTCGACGTGGAGAACGGCATCAAGGTGTACAACGGGCAGTTCGAAGCGCTGTCCGACAAGGAGTTCTTCGGCAAGAAGGTGAAGGACGAGCAGGCCCTTCGCAACTACGTGGCCTCGCACCCGGATCTGCAGAAGACCGTCGGCGATCCGTGGGAGGCGATTGCGCGCGCCCAGGTGGAGATGCGCAACATCTTCGTCTCGTACCGGATGCTCGAATCGATGACGAACCACTCGACCTTGCTGCCGCTGGCGCGCCACCTGGTGCGCGCGGCCGAAGAAATGTCGAAGCCTAACGCGGAGCGTCTGCGCGAGTACTCGGATGCGAAGCTGCCCGCGCTGAAAGAAGAGCTCTTCTCGACGGCGCCCATCTACGACGAGCTGGAGTCGCGGCTCCTCGAGCAGAAGCTTCTCTGGATGCGCGGTGCACTCGGGCCGGACGATCCGGCGGTGCAGCATGCGCTGGGCAAGGACGCGCCGGAGCAGCTGGCTGCGGCGCTCGTGCGCGGCACCAAGCTGAAGGACATCAAGGTGCGCAAGGCGCTGTTCGAGGGCGGAAAAGCCGCCATCGAGAAGTCGACCGATCCGCTGATCCAGTTCGTGCGGCGCACCGATGCCGACGCGCGCGCCGTGCGCAAGATCTACGAGGAGAAGGTCGAGGGCGTGGTGAAGAAGAACGGTGAGCTCGTGGGGCGTGCGCACTTCGCGGCGTATGGCCAGACGACGTACCCGGATGCCACAGCGACGTTGCGTGTCAGCTTCGGCGAGCTCAAAGGCTGGGAAGAGCGTGGAAAGCTGGTCAACCCCATCACGAACTTCGGCGGTATGTACGAGCGGCAGACGGGCAAGGATCCCTTCGCCCTGCCGAAGCGCTGGCTCGATGCAAAGGGCAAGCTCAATGCGTCCACGCCGTTCAACTTCAGCTCGACCCACGACATCATCGGCGGCAACTCCGGCTCACCGGTGATCGACAAACAAGGCGAGATCGTGGGAATCGTCTTCGACGGGAACATCCACTCCTTGGGTGGCGCCTACGGGTACGATCCCAAGAACAACCGCGCCGTGTCGTTGCACAGCGCGGCGCTCTTGGAAGCGCTCGACAAGGTTTACGGCGCCAGCCGGATTTTGGCGGAGATCAAGCAGTAGTCGTTTCGGGGCACGCGTCATCCTCGCGCTCGCGTGACGCGTGGGACGGAAATCGCCGCAGCATGAACATCGTCATCACGGCGGTGGCTGCGGCGATGACCGCGCAGAGCGCGAGGGTCGATTGAAAGGCTTGCCCGAAGGCTTCCCGGGCCGTGTCGAGCAAGTTGGAGGCCGCCTCGGACGAGTGGGCGGAGAGGCGTGCGGCTTCGGCGGTGGCGCCGCCCAGTGTATCTTGGGCGGCCCGACGCGCTTCGTCGCTGACGCCGTCGAGCGGCGCATGGGCCATGATTCCGCGGTAGATGGCGGTGCCGATGCTGCCGAACACCGCGATGCCCAGGGCACCGCCCAGTTCCGCGCTCGTTTCCGACAGCGCGGCGGCCGCACCTGCGCGCTCGGGTGGCGCGGCGCCGACGACGAGATCCGTCCCCAAGGTGAAGACGGGCGCGAGGCCGAGGGAGAACGTCACCGTGCCGAGCACCATGCCGGCAAGGCCGAGTGTGCCGATCTGCGTGAGGATCGCGTAACCGATGGCCGCGAGAACGAGGCCGCCGCCCATGAGGAAAGCGGGGCGCGTTTTGCGTGCGAGCACGGGCGCCGCCAGGGATCCGACCACGAAGCCCCCGGACCACGGGAGGGTCCAGATGCCCGCGGAGAGCGGGGAAAGGCCGAGCACCAACTGCAAATACTGCCCGAGAAAGACGTACGATCCGAAGGCGACCGAGCAGCCCAGCATGAACGTGGCCAGCGAGGCAACGAACGCCGGTGCACGGAAAAGCTGAAAATCGATGAGCGGATCCTTCAGGTTTCGCTGGCGTCGCGCAAAGGCGATGGCCATCACCAGCCCGCCCGCGATGCACGCGATCGGTAGCCCGCTGGCCCCGTCCTGCGCGAAGATTTTCACGCCGTAGATGATCGGCAGCACGGCCATGAGCGAGAGCACGGCGCTCCAGAGATCCAGCGGGCGGGCGGTGGGATCGCGGTATTCGGGAAGCAGGATCGGACCGACCGCGAGCAGCAGGAGCATCACCGGTACGCCGACGAGAAAGACCGAGCCCCACCAGAAATGTTGAAGCATGACGCCGCCGACGAGCGGGCCGATGGCCCCGCCCACCGAGTAGCTCGAGATCCAAACGCCGATGGCGGTGGTGCGCTCGTTGGCGTCCTGGAACATGTGCCGAATGAGCGACAAGGTCGACGGCGCCAAGGTGGCCCCCGCAACACCGAGCACGGCGCGTGCGGCGATGAGCGTGGCGGGGCTCGTGGAGAAGGCCGCGAGCACGGAGGCGGCCCCAAAGCAGGCCGCGCCGACGAGGAGCAGACGCCGCCGCCCGATCCTGTCGCCCAAATTGCCCATGGTGACGAGCATGCCGGCGATGAGGAAGCCGTAGATGTCCACGATCCAGAGCAACTCCGAGCTGCTCGGCGCAAGCTCCGCGCTGAGGCGTGGGAGCGCCAAGTTCAGCACCGTGAGGTCCATCGAATAGAGGAGGCACGGCAGTGCAATCACGGCGAGCCCAATCCACTCGCGCCGTCCGGCCTTCTCGCTCATCTCTGTCTGCATCGCGTCCTCCTTCCCTTAGGTCGAACGAGGAAGGTGCGAATCGACAAAAGGGGCGATTTTTTTAAGCGGTTGCCTCGAGCGATTGCCAAAAGTCCGCCAAATCGGCGGGAAGTGGTGAATCGATGGCCAGCTCGGCGCCGGTGATGGGATGCGGCAGGGCAATGCGCGCGGCATGCAACGCGTGGCGTGGCAGCTCGAGCAAGGCGCGGTGCTCGTCGGTGAGCTCCCCATCGGCGGCCAGCGCAAAGAAGGACTCGTCCGGGCCGTACAACTTGTCGCCGACGATGGGCGTTCCGTAGCTCTGCAGGTGGACGCGGATCTGGTGCTGGCGCCCCGTTTCCAGATCGCAGCGGATCAAAGCATAGCTGCGATTGTCGCGCTCGCGCACGCTGAGGACCTGAAAGCCGGTGGCGGCCGACTGCGCATGGTCGGTGCGCCCGATGCGCATCTTCACTTTGTAGCGGCCCTCGAGGTCCAGCTCGAGCGGAAGCTCGCAGCGAAAGGCACTCGTCTCCGGGGAGGGGACGCCCCACGTGATGGCAAGGTACGATTTGTCGACCTCGTCGCGCTCTTCGAAGAGCCGCTTGACCGCGCGATCGCACTCGCGCGTCTTGGCCAGCAGAATGATGCCGCTGGTCTCGCGGTCGATGCGGTGGGCCAGCGTGATGAACTCCTTGGGGCGCTCGGCCTGCAGAAGCTTGATGAGCGTGTTCTTGTAGTAGCGCGCGGTGGGATGCACCGGCAGCATCGGCGGCTTGTCGATGGCCAGCAGGTGGTCGTCTTCGTAGAGAATGGGAAGATCGACGGGCACCTCCGTCTCGTCCCACGGCGGGCGCCAGAGGAGAATCGTCTGGTGCGCGCGAACGCGGTCGTTGGGCCAGAGGCGGCGGCCGCTCTCGTCGTAGGCCGATAACCGGATGATCTGCTGGGTGCGCGTGCGGCTGGTGCGCCGGAGCTGGCTCTGGACGAACAGGTCCAACCGCGCGCCGGCAGCCTCCGGCGGAACGCGGAAGGCGCTCACCACGGAGCCTTCGGGCACCCCTTCGGGGCGCGAATAGAAATCAGCGGCGTTTTGGAGGCGGGTCAAGCTTGAATCGAGTGATCTCTACCACAGAGGTCGTGGTAGAAGCTTGCCCCGATGGAAATCCTCTTTTTGTCGACGGAACTAGCCCCGTTCGTCAAAGTCGGCGGCCTTGCCGACGTGGTGGCGGCGCTGCCCAAGGCGCTGCGTGCGCTCGGGCATCGCGTCACCATCGTGCTGCCGCGCTTTCCGGCGTTCGAGCAGGGGCTCATGTTCGCGCGACGGCTGACGCCGCTCACGTTTTCGCTGGGCGATCGCACCTTCGAGGTGACCGTGTTCGACGGGCGGCTGCCTTCGCAGATCGACCTGGTGCTGATCGACGTGCCCGGCCTCTACGATCGCCCCGGGGTGTATGGCGAGCGCGGCGAGGACTACGCCGACAATGCGCTGCGCTTCGCGGTGCTGTCGCGCGCCGCCGCCGAGATTGCGGCCCAGCGGGCTCGCTCGGGGGCGCCGTTCGACATCGTGCACGCCCACGATTGGCCGACCGGCCTCGTTTCGGCGTACCTGCCGGAGCTGCTGCCCGAGGGCGCGAAGACGCGCTCGGTGTTCACCATCCACAACGTCGCGCATCAGGGCGTCTTCCCCAAGGAGACGGTCCCGCAGCTCGGCTTCGACTGGGGGCGCTTTACCGTCGATGGGCTGGAGTTTTATGGCAAGACCAACCTGTTGAAGCAGGCGATCCTCTCGGCCGACGTGGTCACCACCGTGAGCGCGACGTACGCGCAGGAACTGGTCACCGAAGGGCAGGGCTACCAACTCGAGGGCGTGATTCGTTCGCGCGCGCCCATCACCGGCATCGTCAACGGTGTCGACTACGCCGTGTGGAATCCGGCGACGGACACCGCGATCGCCGCGCGTTACGATGCGGAAGACGCCTCGAACCGCGCGCGGTGCCGTGGGGCACTGCTGCACGAGCTCGGGTTCCCGGTGGACACGACGGGCGGCATCGTGGCCTTCGTGGGCCGGCTGGTTGCGCAGAAGGGCGTCGATCTGCTGCTCGAGGCGATTCCGCGGCTTTTGCGCGGGACGGAATCGGTGGTGGTCATCGCCGGCGATGGCGACGAGGCAACGGTGGCGCGCATCACGCAGCAGGCGGAGCGCTCGCACGGGCGCGTGGTGTTCGCGCGCGCGGCGAGTGAGCCGCTCGTGCACCGCATCTTCGCGGGCGCGGACATCGTCGCCGTGCCGAGTCGGTACGAGCCGTGTGGGCTGGTGCAGCTCTACGCGCAGCGCTATGGCGCGGTGCCGGTGGTGCGTGCGACGGGCGGGCTCGTCGACACCGTGGTCGATTGCGATGCGGCGCTGGAGACGGGGACGGGGTTCGTCTTCGAGGAGCCCACCGGCGAAGCGTTGCTCAACGCCATCGAGCGGGCGCTGGCCGCGCGGGAAAGCGAGGAGTGGCCTCGCCTGGTGCGGCGGATCATGCGCCTTGATCGAGGATGGGAACGGCCGGCTCGTCGCTATGAACAGGTATATCGGTCTCTTTCTCCGGCGGGGGCGGCGGGGGCCACGTGACCGGCCCCTCGCGGCGCGCGGAGAAGCTATGCGCGCTGTCGAGGGAACGCAGCGCGCGGGCGAGCCAAGACGCCCGCAGCGCCACGCGTGAGAGCACGATGGCCTGGTGCACGACGAAGAGCGCGACCAGGGCCACCCCGGGGCGGCCGCCCAGGCGTGCCGCCACCAGCGCGCCGAGGGCGACGAGTCCCCACGATACGAGGGCGCGCCACACGTAGGACCAGCACTCGCCCACCGGGTGGAGCGCCATGGCCTTCCACGCGAGGACGATGGCGCGCCCCGTCTTGGCGCGAAAGCGAACCACGGCGGCCCGCGCCATGTCGTGCAAGATGCCCACGAAGCAGGGCACGAGGAGGCCCACCGCGGTGACGCCGAGGCCGAGCATATCCGCGCGCGGCTCGCCCCCGACGTGGTGGCCCTCGGCGTACGTCCCGGCGACGGCGGTGCCGAGCGCCATGACGGCCGCAGCCGACGTGACGATGGCGATGGCCGAGAGCACGAGCAGCCCGGCCATGGGGGTGAAGCTGCCAAGGACGTGGGGCCAAAGCTGACGGAGTCGCGGCGCACGACGATCCCGGGTGGCGTGCATCATGGACGCCATGAGCGCGGCAAGCGGCAAGAGGCCGAGCACCAGCGCCGCGGGCACGAGCACCGTCATATGGCCGACCACGGCCGGCAGCGCGCGCTGGCCGTGCATGAGAAAATCGGCCAACTCGAGCGCGCCCGCGCGAAAGAGGACACCGTCGCCGTCGGGGTGCGTTCCATAGGCGCGTGCGGCCATGCGCCCGATGGGCCACGCAATGGCGAAGGCCCAGACGGCCTCCCATGCCCACATGAGCAGGATCATCCAGGGGCGATGGCGCGCGCGCATGGCGTCGTTCGCGAGCAGGACCAAATCAGCGGATTCCGTGGTGCGATCCATGGCGGTGGTTCTTAAGGCGCGACGAGCTGCAAGAGCAGCTCGGCCCAATACGTGGTGCGTTCCAAGGTGCGGGTGGGCATGTGCGCGGATACCAAGGTGCCGCGGTGGTTGTTCGCGCGATCTTCATCGAGCAAAACGCGGTTTTCCGGATCGACCACCGCGGCCTCGAGCGGGACGTTGCCGTCGTAGGGCACGCGGAAGTCGTCCCCGTGCCCATCCCAGTGCACGCGCTTTCGCGAGCCATCTTCGAGCACGAGGTCGATGTCCACGGGCAAATTCAGTGTCCCGCGCCGCGTGATGAGCGCCCACCCGTCGTAGCGGTCGTTGGCGAATGCGCTTTGCGCCACCGTTTCGCGGTGGCCATCCCGATCGTAGATGCCCGCGGCGGTTTTCTTGCGGCGGCTCGCCAGATCGGTGACCTCGTAGTCGACCCATCCTTTGTCGAAGAGCGCCGCGCGCAGGTTTTCCGAGGCGCCCTGGCCGACCACCTCCGTGAAGCAGGCGAGGAAGTCCTCGGGCGTGGGGTGCCGAAAGCGCCACCTCCGTGCATACAGGCCCATGGCCTTTCGGACGATGTCGTCCCCGTAAACGCGGCGAATCGTCTCCACGATGGCCGCCGTGCGCGCGTAGACCAGCCCCCCATAGTTCCATCCGGTGGAGAAGGCATACGCGGGCTGCGCGACCGGTTCCTCGTGGGCGAGGTAGTTCCCGAAGACGGCCTGCGTGGTGACGTCGCTCACTTTGAAGCCAAACACGTCCGCCAGCGAGCCCACGCCGAGGTACGCATCGAGGGCGTCTTGCTGCGCGAAGGAGTTGAGCCCTTCGTCGAGGAAGGGCCACTTGACCTCGTTGCTGGCCAGAAGCCCATAGAAGTACTCGTGGCCGTACTCGTGGATCACCATGCTCTCGGCGGAGCTCACGCCGGGCGGGCCATACCAGGGAGCGCCGGTGGTGATGAGCGTCGGGTATTCCATGCCGCCGGCTTCTTGCGCGCGGCGCGGTGGGTGGACCACCGTCAACAGCGGGTACGGATAGCGCCCGTAGCGTTGGTTGAAGTAGGGAATCGTGAAGCGCAGGGCGGCCATCTGGCGCGAGGCGATGTACTCGAGCGCCGGCGGGTACAGCAGGGTCACCGCCACGCCTTCGATGGTGTCGCGCATCGTCTGAAAGCGGTCCCACGCGGTCCAGGCAAAGTCGTGCACGTCGGCCTGGACGTGCCGTTCGATGCGGCGACCGCCCTCGATGCGCGATTCGGTGGCCGTGCCGGTGGCGCCGAGCAGGAAGGCCTCGGGGACGTCCAGGGTCACGTCGTAGGTGCCGTAATCCGCGTAGAACTCGCCCAGGTGGTGAAAGGGAAAGTGCGCCCAGCGCCCGTCTTTCTCGAGCCGCGCGATCTTGGGAAACCACTGCGCGACCATGTGGAACGAGTCGTGGTAGCCGGTGCGCTCGACGATGGTGGGCAGCTTGTCGTCGAACGTGACCTCCAAGGTGATCGTTTCCCCCGGCGCCACCGGGCCAGGCAACGGCACGCGTGCGTCGGTTTCGTCTTCGTCATCCGGGCGGTGCAGCTCCGCCTGCGGCCACAGATCCACGGTGCCTTCCGGCGTGTCGCCGCGCAAGGCCAGGCGGCGCACGTCGATGTAGCCCCAATCTTCGGGGATGGTGCCGCCGCGCGCCCCTGCGCCGACGGGCTCGCGCATGAAGACGCTCTTTTCGTTCTTGAAGGCGTTCAAATAAAGGTGAAGCCAAAGCTCCGTTTGGGGCGTGTCGCTGGTGTTGCGCCACCTGATGGTTCCCGTCCCATGGACCGTGTGCGCGATGGGATCGAGCTTCGCCTCCAAGGTGTAGTCGACGACGTCCTCCGGGTGCTCGGGGAGGGGAACGTCGACGGCAAAAGGCTCCGCCACCGGGCGGCCCGTTTTTGCAGTGCCTTCTGCGGCTTCCGCGGCGCCGGACTCCGTGGTGGCCGACTCGGAGGCGGGCCACGATCCGGGAGCACATGCACCGAGACAAAGGACGAAAGCAAGCGAACGGGCAACGGTCACGGTGCGAGGTTATCCAATTTCGAGCGTTAGAAGAGCGTCAGTTGCGCCCCCTTTCGTACGGGTCGCTCGAAGGTGTCCGAAAATTTCACGTTGGACCAAGGGACGGCGTTTAGCCCGAGGCGGTTTGCGGTCCGCTCGAAAAGGGCGCCAATCATCTGGGCATAGTTCCCTTCGCCGCTTCCGCGCTTATGGAACTCCGATTGATAGAGCTGCCCCCCTCGGGTTTCACGGATGCGCCGCAGC
It includes:
- a CDS encoding RluA family pseudouridine synthase is translated as MTRLQNAADFYSRPEGVPEGSVVSAFRVPPEAAGARLDLFVQSQLRRTSRTRTQQIIRLSAYDESGRRLWPNDRVRAHQTILLWRPPWDETEVPVDLPILYEDDHLLAIDKPPMLPVHPTARYYKNTLIKLLQAERPKEFITLAHRIDRETSGIILLAKTRECDRAVKRLFEERDEVDKSYLAITWGVPSPETSAFRCELPLELDLEGRYKVKMRIGRTDHAQSAATGFQVLSVRERDNRSYALIRCDLETGRQHQIRVHLQSYGTPIVGDKLYGPDESFFALAADGELTDEHRALLELPRHALHAARIALPHPITGAELAIDSPLPADLADFWQSLEATA
- a CDS encoding MFS transporter, giving the protein MQTEMSEKAGRREWIGLAVIALPCLLYSMDLTVLNLALPRLSAELAPSSSELLWIVDIYGFLIAGMLVTMGNLGDRIGRRRLLLVGAACFGAASVLAAFSTSPATLIAARAVLGVAGATLAPSTLSLIRHMFQDANERTTAIGVWISSYSVGGAIGPLVGGVMLQHFWWGSVFLVGVPVMLLLLAVGPILLPEYRDPTARPLDLWSAVLSLMAVLPIIYGVKIFAQDGASGLPIACIAGGLVMAIAFARRQRNLKDPLIDFQLFRAPAFVASLATFMLGCSVAFGSYVFLGQYLQLVLGLSPLSAGIWTLPWSGGFVVGSLAAPVLARKTRPAFLMGGGLVLAAIGYAILTQIGTLGLAGMVLGTVTFSLGLAPVFTLGTDLVVGAAPPERAGAAAALSETSAELGGALGIAVFGSIGTAIYRGIMAHAPLDGVSDEARRAAQDTLGGATAEAARLSAHSSEAASNLLDTAREAFGQAFQSTLALCAVIAAATAVMTMFMLRRFPSHASREREDDACPETTTA
- a CDS encoding S46 family peptidase, translating into MRFPRRTSLFVTAVVSAACGGEAANVPPEPPPATATAASAPGPAASAPKKEEAPLQLAESDEGMWTLDRFPTERVAKLHGWGPTKEWLDRIRPRAVKIALGCSGSIVSGSGLVMTNHHCVADCVGQLSKKGRDYIAQGFYAKTEAEELKCPDYEIDQLASVTDVTSRVGEATKGVAESEFVAKQRAAMAAIEKECTTGEGVRCDVISLYNGGQYQLYKYRRFTDVRLVLAPERGAAFFGGDPDNFNFPRYDYDVSFVRLYDGNKPVKTEERFRFSATGPKQGEPIFITGHPYSTQRLYTVARLEFLRDVELPDKIRQASELRAMLIEFGKRNAESKRIADILLFDVENGIKVYNGQFEALSDKEFFGKKVKDEQALRNYVASHPDLQKTVGDPWEAIARAQVEMRNIFVSYRMLESMTNHSTLLPLARHLVRAAEEMSKPNAERLREYSDAKLPALKEELFSTAPIYDELESRLLEQKLLWMRGALGPDDPAVQHALGKDAPEQLAAALVRGTKLKDIKVRKALFEGGKAAIEKSTDPLIQFVRRTDADARAVRKIYEEKVEGVVKKNGELVGRAHFAAYGQTTYPDATATLRVSFGELKGWEERGKLVNPITNFGGMYERQTGKDPFALPKRWLDAKGKLNASTPFNFSSTHDIIGGNSGSPVIDKQGEIVGIVFDGNIHSLGGAYGYDPKNNRAVSLHSAALLEALDKVYGASRILAEIKQ
- the glgA gene encoding glycogen synthase GlgA, producing the protein MEILFLSTELAPFVKVGGLADVVAALPKALRALGHRVTIVLPRFPAFEQGLMFARRLTPLTFSLGDRTFEVTVFDGRLPSQIDLVLIDVPGLYDRPGVYGERGEDYADNALRFAVLSRAAAEIAAQRARSGAPFDIVHAHDWPTGLVSAYLPELLPEGAKTRSVFTIHNVAHQGVFPKETVPQLGFDWGRFTVDGLEFYGKTNLLKQAILSADVVTTVSATYAQELVTEGQGYQLEGVIRSRAPITGIVNGVDYAVWNPATDTAIAARYDAEDASNRARCRGALLHELGFPVDTTGGIVAFVGRLVAQKGVDLLLEAIPRLLRGTESVVVIAGDGDEATVARITQQAERSHGRVVFARAASEPLVHRIFAGADIVAVPSRYEPCGLVQLYAQRYGAVPVVRATGGLVDTVVDCDAALETGTGFVFEEPTGEALLNAIERALAARESEEWPRLVRRIMRLDRGWERPARRYEQVYRSLSPAGAAGAT
- the queG gene encoding tRNA epoxyqueuosine(34) reductase QueG, with translation MVHLQPPKTQATRPEEAIVARAREMGFDAVGFARADLPLEADFAHYRAFIDQGMHGEMSWLAENAEVRAVATGEGMLAGARSVICLARRYQRPREDEERDAPLARTVARYARGSDYHNHLRRKLRKLAAFVRRLGTEEAPVFARPLCDDAPILERAWAARAGLGFIGKNGLLIVPGQGSMVLLGEVLTTLPLTPGVPMAERCGSCTRCLEACPTDAFVRPFVLDARRCIAYLTIEHHSDIAEEFRAPIGEHLFGCDDCQTVCPFNASNKQRAPAQGPFRPLEAWSSLDLTTLLELRGEDDEATQAVWARLAGSPVRRATAEGLARNAALVLGNRGDAEALPVLRRAAAAHPSAMVRETAGWAVRLLEGCRG